The Skermanella pratensis genome has a window encoding:
- a CDS encoding 2-dehydro-3-deoxy-6-phosphogalactonate aldolase has protein sequence MTTPAMPSSDLQTRLNGAFAALPLVAILRGLTPREAEPAAQSLYDRGFRLIEVPLNSPEPFDSIGAIRRLLPPDAIVGAGTVMSADQVKTLAGLGADIVVMPHGDTDLIRAAKSAGLACLPGVTTPTEAFAALKAGADALKLFPAELISPRIVKAMRAVMPPGVRLLPVGGIAPETMRDYRGAGVAGFGLGSALYTPGMAVPDLAQRAERFVAAWREIA, from the coding sequence ATGACCACCCCGGCCATGCCCTCTTCAGACCTCCAGACGCGCCTGAACGGCGCCTTCGCCGCCCTGCCGCTGGTCGCCATCCTTCGCGGCCTGACCCCCCGGGAGGCGGAACCCGCGGCGCAATCATTGTACGACCGCGGTTTCCGGCTGATCGAGGTGCCGCTGAACTCTCCGGAGCCGTTCGACAGCATCGGCGCGATCCGCAGGCTGCTGCCCCCGGATGCGATCGTCGGCGCCGGCACCGTGATGTCCGCCGACCAGGTGAAGACGCTCGCCGGCCTCGGCGCCGACATCGTCGTCATGCCCCACGGCGACACCGACCTGATCCGCGCCGCCAAGTCCGCCGGCCTCGCCTGCCTGCCGGGCGTGACCACCCCGACCGAGGCCTTCGCCGCCCTGAAAGCCGGCGCCGACGCGCTCAAGCTGTTCCCGGCCGAACTGATCAGCCCCCGCATCGTCAAGGCCATGCGCGCCGTGATGCCCCCCGGCGTCCGTCTTCTACCGGTCGGCGGCATAGCCCCCGAAACCATGCGCGACTACCGCGGCGCCGGCGTAGCAGGCTTCGGCCTCGGCTCCGCCCTCTACACCCCCGGCATGGCCGTCCCCGATCTCGCCCAGCGGGCGGAACGCTTCGTCGCCGCGTGGCGGGAGATCGCATAG
- a CDS encoding IS110 family transposase, whose translation MSCQSYCIGIDASKAYLDTCGVPGRGAWRLPNTAEGHTALATVLGALRAGGDEVLVMMEASGGCERELHHALARADVPVAVVNPKWARDFARSTGQLAKTDRVDARMLQAFGEATRPRPTPVPEPLRAELIEMLDYRDQILAEIVARGHQLKHLRGDFMRRRAETALEALRTEADTLAWMIEAKLNDDPGLRQRAALLRSFPGVGPLSAAMLVVHMPELGSLTGRQAASLAGLAPFARDSGTLRGVRTIFGGRAKVRRALFHVGRVGLRHNATLKAFYDSLKGRGKPGKVALVACMRKALVILNALLRTGRPWVAEYAADGPPAEAASATAS comes from the coding sequence ATGTCTTGCCAATCCTACTGCATCGGGATCGATGCCTCCAAAGCCTATCTTGACACCTGCGGCGTGCCGGGCCGCGGCGCGTGGCGCCTTCCCAACACGGCCGAGGGCCACACCGCCCTCGCGACGGTGCTGGGCGCGCTGCGCGCGGGCGGCGACGAGGTGCTGGTCATGATGGAAGCGTCGGGCGGCTGCGAGCGCGAACTGCACCACGCCCTGGCCCGGGCCGATGTGCCGGTCGCCGTCGTCAATCCCAAGTGGGCGCGTGACTTCGCCCGCTCGACCGGCCAGCTGGCGAAGACCGACCGGGTCGACGCCCGGATGCTCCAGGCCTTCGGCGAGGCCACCCGTCCCCGCCCGACGCCGGTCCCGGAGCCGTTGCGCGCCGAGTTGATCGAGATGCTCGACTACCGCGACCAGATCCTGGCCGAGATCGTCGCGCGCGGCCATCAGCTCAAGCACCTGCGCGGCGACTTCATGCGCCGGCGCGCCGAGACGGCGCTGGAAGCGCTGCGCACCGAGGCCGACACCCTGGCCTGGATGATCGAGGCGAAGCTGAACGACGACCCGGGGCTGCGGCAGCGGGCCGCCCTGCTGCGCAGCTTCCCCGGGGTCGGGCCGCTGAGCGCGGCCATGCTGGTGGTCCACATGCCCGAGTTGGGCAGCCTGACCGGCCGGCAGGCGGCCAGCCTGGCCGGCCTGGCGCCGTTCGCCCGCGACAGCGGCACCCTGCGCGGGGTGCGCACGATCTTCGGCGGCCGGGCCAAGGTGCGCCGGGCGTTGTTCCACGTCGGCCGGGTCGGCCTGCGCCACAACGCCACGCTCAAGGCCTTCTATGACAGCCTGAAGGGACGCGGCAAGCCGGGCAAGGTGGCGCTGGTCGCCTGCATGCGCAAGGCGCTGGTGATCCTCAACGCCCTGCTCCGGACGGGCCGGCCCTGGGTGGCGGAGTACGCCGCCGACGGGCCGCCGGCCGAAGCCGCCTCCGCCACGGCATCCTGA
- a CDS encoding ATP-binding SpoIIE family protein phosphatase — protein sequence MDGTAVVSVPIREQTQVAEARRKAVQLATPAGLGEQECARLALVVTEAATNILRHGGGGEILLDARSSGASGEVTVIAMDAGPGMANVQDCLRDGVTSGDSPGTGLGAIQRQSDHFDIYSKPGNGTVIVCGVRAGGRQPPPDLPGLWVGAVCLPRIGEVVSGDTWAVRVTDRGATLLLLCDGLGHGLGAADAADAARAGFRQSRERMPEPLVEDLHRALRGTRGAAIAVVRIEPAERRVRFAGVGNIAGFFRWRDRQARTVSQNGVVGHNMSKVKEYEYAYGGDLLAVFHSDGLSTKWDIDSYPGLATRHPTMIAAVLYRDFKRVRDDNLIVVVKSREP from the coding sequence ATGGACGGAACGGCCGTAGTTTCGGTCCCCATCCGGGAACAGACCCAGGTCGCCGAGGCGCGCCGCAAGGCGGTGCAGCTTGCGACTCCAGCCGGCCTCGGCGAACAGGAGTGCGCCCGCCTGGCACTGGTCGTGACCGAGGCGGCGACCAATATCCTGCGCCATGGCGGCGGCGGGGAGATCCTGCTGGACGCCCGGTCGTCGGGCGCCAGCGGCGAGGTCACCGTCATCGCCATGGACGCCGGCCCCGGCATGGCGAACGTCCAGGATTGCCTGCGGGACGGCGTCACCAGCGGCGACAGCCCGGGCACCGGGCTGGGCGCGATCCAGCGCCAGTCCGACCATTTCGATATCTATTCCAAGCCGGGGAACGGCACCGTGATCGTCTGCGGCGTGCGGGCCGGCGGCCGCCAGCCGCCGCCCGACTTGCCGGGTCTGTGGGTCGGGGCGGTCTGCCTTCCGCGCATCGGGGAGGTGGTCAGCGGCGATACCTGGGCTGTCCGGGTGACCGATCGAGGCGCCACGCTGTTGTTGCTGTGTGACGGTCTCGGGCATGGGCTCGGCGCGGCCGACGCGGCCGATGCGGCCCGTGCCGGTTTCAGGCAATCGAGGGAGCGGATGCCCGAGCCGCTGGTCGAGGATCTGCACCGGGCGTTGCGCGGGACGCGCGGCGCGGCGATCGCCGTCGTGCGGATCGAACCGGCCGAACGCCGGGTCCGGTTCGCCGGGGTGGGCAATATCGCGGGATTTTTCCGCTGGCGGGACAGGCAGGCCCGAACGGTGTCGCAAAACGGCGTCGTTGGGCATAATATGTCGAAAGTGAAGGAATACGAGTATGCTTACGGTGGCGACCTGCTGGCGGTTTTCCATTCAGACGGTTTGAGCACCAAATGGGATATCGACAGCTACCCGGGGCTGGCAACAAGACACCCGACGATGATCGCGGCCGTGCTGTACCGCGATTTCAAGCGGGTCCGGGACGACAACCTGATCGTCGTGGTGAAGAGCAGAGAACCCTGA
- a CDS encoding ATP-binding protein, whose product MRPEPEQEEGAADGEVIPIRTGADVSRVRRVTAAAMATIGASKIETTRMVTAASELARNTLDYGGGGEMRIAIVGRMSKRKVEMIFSDRGPGIADIALALKDGYSTGGGLGLGLSGAKRLCKEFEIRSVPGEGTIVKVVSWTERP is encoded by the coding sequence ATGAGGCCTGAGCCGGAGCAGGAGGAAGGAGCCGCCGACGGCGAGGTGATCCCGATCCGGACCGGCGCCGACGTCAGCCGGGTCAGGCGGGTGACAGCCGCCGCCATGGCGACGATCGGCGCCTCCAAGATCGAGACCACCCGCATGGTCACCGCGGCCAGCGAGTTGGCGCGCAACACGCTGGACTATGGCGGCGGGGGCGAGATGCGGATCGCCATCGTCGGCCGGATGTCGAAGCGCAAGGTCGAGATGATCTTCAGCGACCGGGGGCCGGGGATCGCCGACATCGCCCTGGCGCTGAAGGACGGATACAGCACGGGCGGCGGACTCGGGCTCGGGTTGAGCGGTGCCAAGCGCCTGTGCAAGGAGTTCGAGATCCGGTCCGTCCCGGGCGAAGGAACCATAGTGAAAGTCGTATCATGGACGGAACGGCCGTAG
- a CDS encoding sensor histidine kinase, translated as MRHDRDIVHARQRARLVADRMGFEVQDQTRIATAVSEVCRNAYAYAGGGKADFRIQEVGGRVSLMIEVGDRGPGITELDDILAGRYRSRTGMGLGLLGARRLMDRLDIETSGEGTTVRLTRSLSKPLGMTVQEFINKLMDELARQQPLDPVEEVQRQNQELLSSLSDLRQREEELLEANAALRASVVEKEVLLKEVYHRVKNNLQIISSLVSLKARKSTSPLVRQELDDVRSRIHSLSIVHEKLYQSDDLARVDLSGYVRDLCAHLRTSFTARGDGPELMVETDNVALGLDMAIQLGLLINEIVTNAFKHAFPDGAQGEIRVSLTVLPGERLRLEVSDNGKGMPEEAADSLGMNLIRALVTRVEGVLEIAGGFGGDGAANGGGTKVTVTMPLHGD; from the coding sequence GTGCGCCATGACCGGGACATCGTTCATGCCCGGCAGCGTGCGCGGCTGGTCGCCGACCGGATGGGCTTCGAGGTCCAGGACCAGACCCGCATCGCCACCGCCGTGTCGGAGGTTTGCCGGAACGCCTATGCCTATGCCGGCGGTGGCAAGGCCGATTTCCGGATCCAGGAGGTCGGCGGCAGGGTGTCCCTGATGATCGAGGTCGGCGACCGCGGGCCCGGCATCACGGAACTGGACGACATCCTGGCCGGCCGCTATCGCTCGCGCACCGGCATGGGGCTGGGTCTACTCGGCGCCCGCCGCCTGATGGACCGGCTGGACATCGAGACGTCCGGCGAGGGAACGACGGTCCGGCTGACCCGGTCGCTGTCGAAGCCCCTGGGCATGACGGTCCAGGAGTTCATCAACAAGCTGATGGACGAACTGGCCCGCCAGCAGCCGCTCGACCCGGTCGAGGAGGTCCAGCGCCAGAACCAGGAACTGCTGAGCAGCCTGAGCGACCTGCGCCAGCGGGAGGAGGAGCTTCTTGAGGCGAACGCGGCGCTGCGCGCCAGCGTCGTCGAGAAGGAAGTGCTGTTGAAGGAGGTCTACCACCGGGTCAAGAACAACCTCCAGATCATCTCCAGCCTGGTCAGCCTGAAGGCGCGGAAGTCCACCAGCCCGCTGGTCCGGCAGGAGCTGGACGACGTGCGCAGCCGTATCCATTCGCTCAGCATCGTCCACGAAAAGCTGTACCAGTCCGACGACCTGGCCCGGGTCGACCTCTCCGGCTATGTCCGGGACCTGTGCGCCCATCTGAGGACCTCCTTCACCGCGCGGGGCGACGGGCCGGAGCTGATGGTCGAGACGGACAACGTGGCGCTGGGGCTGGACATGGCGATCCAGCTCGGCCTGCTGATCAACGAGATCGTGACCAACGCCTTCAAGCATGCCTTCCCGGACGGTGCCCAGGGGGAGATCCGGGTGTCGCTGACCGTCCTGCCGGGCGAGCGGCTCAGGCTCGAAGTCTCGGACAACGGCAAGGGCATGCCGGAGGAGGCGGCCGACAGCCTCGGCATGAACCTGATCCGCGCCCTGGTGACGCGGGTCGAAGGCGTGCTGGAGATCGCGGGCGGGTTCGGCGGAGACGGCGCGGCCAATGGCGGTGGGACGAAGGTGACGGTCACGATGCCGCTGCACGGGGACTGA
- a CDS encoding alkaline phosphatase D family protein translates to MSKLPEPRRWVTRRSFLYNSALAGGGLLVAASTAGRALAQAPAPAPAIITADSRRIAMPYGVQSGDLSGGRAIVWSRADRPARMIVEVATTESFRNAKRFDGPVAVTDSDYTARIDLSGLPADQRVFYRVSFQDLSDLKSFSEPVTGQFRTAPGDGRVRFVWSGDTAGQGYGINPDFGGMRIYEAMRRAEPHFFIHSGDTVYADGPIPETKELPGGGVWKNVTTEAKSKVAETLGDFRGAHAYNLMDDNLRRFNAEVPMFAQWDDHEATNNWYWEKRMDADQRYKEKSAAVLAANGMRAFLEYMPIRHDPENRDRIYNKFSYGPHLDVFRIDMRSYRGPNTANLQEEMGPETAILGSEQIRWLKQALLASDATWKVIAADMPIGLIVYDNGKDKTGSEAIAQGDGPARGRELEIADLLSFIRRNGIRNTVWLTADVHYTAAHFYDPNKARFQDFEPFWEFVSGPLNAGTFGPNPLDDTFGPQLMYVKAPPDGQSNLAPSAGMQFFGQVDISEDGVMLVTLKDLDGQSLYTKELLPAA, encoded by the coding sequence ATGTCCAAGTTGCCCGAGCCCCGGCGGTGGGTTACCCGCCGCTCGTTCCTGTACAATTCGGCATTGGCCGGCGGCGGGCTGCTCGTCGCGGCGTCGACGGCCGGCCGGGCACTGGCCCAGGCGCCGGCCCCGGCCCCGGCCATCATCACCGCCGACAGCCGCCGCATCGCCATGCCCTATGGCGTCCAGTCCGGCGACCTTTCCGGCGGGCGGGCGATCGTCTGGAGCCGCGCCGACCGGCCGGCCCGGATGATCGTGGAGGTCGCCACGACCGAGAGCTTCAGGAACGCCAAGCGCTTCGATGGTCCGGTCGCCGTCACCGACAGCGATTATACCGCCCGGATCGACCTGTCCGGGCTGCCGGCCGACCAGCGGGTGTTCTACCGCGTCAGCTTCCAGGACCTTTCCGACCTGAAGAGCTTCAGCGAGCCGGTGACCGGCCAGTTCCGCACCGCCCCGGGCGATGGCCGGGTCCGCTTCGTGTGGTCGGGCGACACGGCGGGGCAGGGATACGGCATCAACCCCGATTTCGGCGGCATGAGGATCTACGAGGCGATGCGCCGGGCCGAGCCGCACTTCTTCATCCATTCCGGCGACACGGTCTATGCCGACGGCCCGATCCCCGAGACCAAGGAATTGCCGGGCGGCGGGGTGTGGAAGAACGTCACGACCGAGGCGAAGTCCAAGGTCGCCGAGACGCTGGGCGATTTCCGAGGCGCCCATGCCTATAACCTGATGGACGACAACCTGCGCCGCTTCAACGCCGAGGTGCCGATGTTCGCCCAGTGGGACGACCACGAGGCGACCAACAACTGGTACTGGGAAAAGCGCATGGACGCCGACCAGCGCTATAAGGAGAAGAGCGCCGCCGTGCTGGCCGCCAACGGCATGCGGGCTTTCCTGGAATACATGCCGATCCGGCACGATCCGGAGAACCGCGACCGGATCTACAACAAGTTCTCCTACGGCCCGCATCTCGACGTGTTCCGCATCGACATGCGCAGCTATCGCGGCCCCAATACCGCCAACCTCCAGGAGGAAATGGGACCGGAGACCGCCATCCTGGGGTCCGAGCAGATCCGCTGGCTCAAGCAGGCCCTGCTGGCCTCGGACGCGACCTGGAAGGTGATCGCGGCCGACATGCCGATCGGCCTGATCGTCTACGACAACGGCAAGGACAAGACCGGGTCGGAGGCGATCGCCCAGGGCGACGGCCCGGCACGGGGGCGCGAGCTGGAGATCGCCGACCTGCTGAGCTTCATCCGGCGCAACGGCATCCGCAACACGGTGTGGCTGACCGCCGACGTCCACTACACCGCCGCCCATTTCTATGATCCGAACAAGGCCAGGTTCCAGGATTTCGAACCGTTCTGGGAGTTCGTCTCCGGCCCGCTGAACGCCGGCACCTTCGGCCCGAACCCGTTGGACGACACCTTCGGCCCGCAGCTGATGTACGTGAAGGCACCGCCGGACGGGCAGTCCAACCTGGCTCCCTCGGCCGGGATGCAGTTCTTCGGCCAGGTGGACATCAGCGAGGACGGCGTGATGCTGGTCACCTTGAAGGATCTGGACGGGCAGAGCCTGTACACGAAGGAACTGCTGCCGGCGGCGTGA